TGGGTCTCGAAATACTTGGGCCGGGGCAGCATCACCGCCAGCCGGGCGGCCTCGACGGCGTTCAGGCGCGCGGCCGGCTTGCGGTAGTAATGCTGGGCGGCGGCCTCGGCGCCAAAAACGCCTTCGCCCCACTCGACATTGTTGAGGTAAATCTCAAGAATGCGCTGCTTGCTGAGCAGGGCTTCGAGCATCAGCGTCAGCAGCAGCTCCTGGCCCTTGCGCAGCAGCGTGCGCTCGCCGGACAGGAACAGATTCTTGGCCAGTTGCTGGGTGATGGTGGAGCCGCCGAATATTTTTGGCGGCCGGGCGGGCGGCGCTTTGGATTTGCCCTCAGCCAGCCGGCTCATGGATTGCGCGGCGCGTTCCTCGGCCTGGGTGTTTTTCTCCCAGGCTTTTTCCAGCGCGTCCATGTCAACGCCCTCGTGCACGGTGAAGCTGGCGTCTTCCGAGGCAATGATGGCGCGCTTGAGGTGGCTTGATACCTGCGCGTAGGGCACCCATTGCTGGCGCCATTTGAGCGTGCCGGTGTTGCTGGCGACCTGCCAGGCTTCCGAGCGCTCAAAGGCGGTGGACTCGGGATTCACGACGGCCATCAGCGCGATGCGTGCCACGAAATAAAGCTGCAGCGCCAGGCCGGCCAGCAAGGCCAGGACCAGCAGGCGCCCGAGTGCCTTCATGCCAGCAGCAAGCGCAGTTCCTGCAGCACCTGCGCCGCCGGCGGACGCACGCCGCGCCACAGGGCAAACGATTCGGCCGCCTGCTCGACCAGCATGCCCAGGCCGTCGCGCGGGCTGGCGCCGTGCGCGTGCGCCCAGGCCATGAAGCCGGCCGCCGACGGGCCGTACATCATGTCGTAAGCCAGCGCGCCGGGCTTGAGTACGCTGCTGTCCACCGGCACGGCGCTGCCTGCAAGGCTGCTGGCGCTGGCATTGATAATCACATCGAAATCACCCTCTACCGCTTGCAGTTCCTGCACCAGCAGCTCTGTTTTTTGTAGCACTGTCTGCAGGGACGCATGTGCCCGGTGACGCGCCGCCAGCGCCTCGGCCTTGGCCGGTGTGCGGTTGACCAGCACCAGCCGGCGCGGCCCGGCTGCCAGCAGCGGCCCCAGCACGCCCGCGCCCGCGCCGCCCGCGCCGATCAAGAGCACGTCGCGCCCGGCCAGCGGTACGCCGGCATTCACCTGGATGTCATTCACCAGCCCGATGCCATCGGTGTTGTCGGCGTGGATGCTGCCGTTTTCAATCACCAGGGTGTTGACGGCCTGGGCCAGCTGCGCCCGGTCGCTTTGGCTGTCGGCGGCTTGAAAAGCCTCGAACTTGAACGGCACGGTGACATTGCAGCCGCGCGCGCCGTCCTGGACCAGTTGCGCCAGCGTGGCCGCAAACCCGTCCAGCGGGACCAGGCAGCGCTGGTAGTCGATGGCCTGCCCGGTCAGCTCGGCAAAACGCGCATGGATCTGCGGGGATCGGCTGTGGGCAATCGGGTTGCCGAGCACAAAATAGCGGTCGATTGCCGCGTTATCGCTGGTCATGGGTTGATCTTCTTTGTCAAAAATTGTGAGTACCACCGCGTTGCCGGGGCTCAGCGGTGGGTGAGTTTGGTTTCCAGGCTGTCATCGCGTCCGAAGTTGAAGCTGGACACCACCACGATCTGGTCGGCCTTGCCGCGCATGGCCTCGCTGAACGGCTCAAATGGACCGGCGCCCTGCACCAGGCTTTGCGCCCAGCGGTCAAGCGTCGGGTTGCCCGAGCTTTGCACCACGTCGGTCGCCAGCACGTTGCCGTCGGCATTGACCGTCATCGTCATGGTCAGTTCGCCATACAGCTTCTTGCCGGCCATTTGCGGAAAGTTCAGCGTTCCCTTTTTCTCGATCTTGCGGCGCATCGCATCGTAATACACCGCATACACCTCTTCACGCGTGGACGGGCTGATGTAGCGCCTGGCGGGCTGCTCGCCGTCTTCGTTGATGCGCCGTTCAATCTCGGCCAGCAGCTTGATGAGCTGCTTGCGCCTTTCCTCCTGCTCGGTCTGCGCGCGCAGGTTGGGCGGCACGCTCAGGTCGGGCGGCGGCATGGCGGCCAGTTCCTTTTTGGTTTGCAGCAGCAGCTGGGTCTGCTGTTCCTTGATGGATTCGATCTGGCGCCGCTCGTTTTCATCTTCCTGCGCATCGCCGGTCTTCATCACCAGGGCGGGCGGCAGCGGCGAGGTGGCGCGGCCTTTTTCAAGTTCGCCGCCGCCGGCCAGCGAAGCCTGCGCAATCGCCTTGGCGTGTTCATCGGGCGCCTCGGTGGATTTGGTGTTGACCAGGATCACTTCGAGCGGCGTGTCCTGGAACACGCGGTTGAAGCGTTCCGGATCGACAAAGCGCACCGCCAGCAGCGCTGCATGCGCGGCCAGCGAGACGCCCAGGGCAATCTGCAGGGTGCTGGGTGACTTCACAACGGGCGGGCGGGGTTTCGGCTTCACGGGGCGATGCCTGGCGGCTCCAGTGGACAAGGTTCAGGCCATTCGCGCCGGGTTCAGCCTGCCACAGCAGGAGCGGCTTCGGCATCGGCTTGCGGCTCGCTAATATCGACCGCAATCGAAATCGGCCCGGCGGCCAGTTCATCCTCGCCCTCGTCACCCTCATCCCCCTGGTCCGTTTCCTGGTCTTGCGCCGACGCCGGGGCCATGGTATCGAGCCGTTCGACGACGGTGCCCGAGATGTCCAGCGTGATCTCGTCAATTGCACCCAGCTGCACGCGCACCCTGGCGTTGCGCGGCAGGCCCTGCGCGCCCATGGCCGCCAGCACCAGCGGCAGCTCGTCGGCGCGGACCAGGTTGTCCTTGAAGCTGGTCGCCGTCAGTTCGGTGATGCCGTTTTGCTCCAGGTATTTGAGCGTCCAGTAGCGCTCTATGCCCGACTGGAAGCCGTTGTAGGCGCTGTAGGCGGCGTCAAAGCACGAAATCACCGAAAACAGGTCCGCATCCTTGGGCTTGAAGGGCGCGACCAGCGCGGCGCTGCGGCCGTGCTTGGTGACGGCAATGATCTGCCACTGGTTGACCAGGTCGGTGTAGCGGCGCAGCGGCGAGGTGCACCAGGCATAGCTTTTCACGCCGATGCCGGCATGCGGCAGCGCCTTGGTGCCCATGCGCACCTTCACGCCCGGCGCCATGCTGGCCTGGCTGCGGTAGATGCCCGGAACGCCATGCTCGGCCAGCCACTGGCCCCAGGTGCTGTTGGCCAGGATCATCGCCTCGGCGACGATCAAATCGAGCGGCGCGCCGCGCTGGCGCGTGCTGATGCTGACCGTCTCGTCGCCCTGCGGCTCGCCGCCCGTGGGGTTGTCGAGCTTGAAGTTGTAGTCGGGCCGGTTGAAGTTCTCGGGCTTGCCGCGAACGATTTCGCGCTGGCCCTTCAGGTGCCGGGCCAGGCGGTGCAAAAACGTCATTTCCACGCCCCACTGCACATCCACCGGCGCTGCAAGCTGCGCGGCTTCGAAGAATGCTTCGGTGAAGGTGTTGTCCAGCGCGTCGTGGCGCAGGTTGCTGACGATGGGCACCTGGTCCAGCCGGGTCAGGCTCTTGGTGATTTCCAGCGTGGCTTCGTCCATCGTCAGGTAAAGCGACAGGGCAGGGCAGTTGCGGCCTTCCTGCAGCGTGTAGGCCTGCACCACGTCGTCGGGCAGCATGGTCAGCTTGTAGCCGGGCATGTACACGGTGGACATGCGCGCCCGGCCGACGGCGTCAATCGGGCTGCCTGGCAGCACGGCCAGTCCGGGCGCGGCGATGTGGATGCCCAGCGTGATGACGCCGCTGCCCAGACCTTGAACCGACAGCGCATCGTCGATCTCGGTGGTGCTGGAGTCGTCGATGGAAAAGGCCTTGACATCGGCCAGCGGCAGCTCGTCCTTGATGGGCGGCGCCTGCAATTCCGGAAAGCGCGTGCCCTTGGGAAAGTTCTCGAACAAAAAGCGCTTCCAGTGGAACTGGTAGGGCGAGGCGATGGCGCCGGCTTTTTGCAGCAAGTCGAGCGGCGCGGTGTGCGTGGCGCGCGAGGCATCGACCACGGCCTTGTACTCGGCGCTGTTCTTGTCGGGCTTGAAAAGGATCTTGTAGAGCTGGTCGCGAATCGGCGCCGGGCACTGGCCCTGTCCGAGTTCCTCGGCCCAGGCGGCGATCTGCGCCGTGATCTGCTTTTTCTTCTCGATGGCGGCGAGCGCCTGCTGCAGGATTTCGGGCGGCGCTTTCTTGAAGCGGCCCTTGCCGGCGCGGCGGAAATAATGCGGCGCGTCGTACAGGCGGAACAGGGCGGCGGCCTGCTGCTCGGCTGACGCGGGCTTGGAGGCGTCGGCGCTGAAGTAGTCGCGCGCCAGTTCGGCAAAGCCGAATTCCTCGTCGCTGGCGAATTCCCAGGCCAGGTCCAGGTCGATTTCTTCAATCAGGCGCTGGCCGGCGGCGATGAACTCGGCGGGCGCGGGCTTCTCGAACTTCAGCAGCGCGTTGGCCGACTTGACCTTGACGCGCTTGCCCGAGTCGAGTTCGACCTGCAGCGAGCTGTCGGCTTCCGACAAAATCCGGCCGGCCAGAAATTTTCCGGTTTCTTCAAACAATACAAACACAACGACATCCTTTAGCCTGGGTAATTGCCTTTTCGGGGCGTGCGGCTAGTGTAGTCAAGCTGATCTTGCTGCTGGTCTGCCGACGTTTTGGTTTCAGGCCAAAGCCAGAAAATCCAGGATGGCCGGCAGGTGCGCGTCGAAGTCGCTCAGCGCATGGTCGCCGCCTTCGAGCAGGCGCACTCTAGCGCCCGCGTAGCGCGCCGCCATCTCGCGCCAGTCGAGCACTTCGTCGCCCCTGGCGATGATGGCCAGGTAGTTGTGCGGAACCTTCAGCGGCCCGGCCTGCAGCGCGCGCAGTTCATCGACAAAGCGCGCTTCAAAGAAAAAGTGCTCGCCGGGGTTCTGCCAGGTGGTTTGCTCGCCGATGTAGCTCGCCAGGTCACGCGCCGGATCGACCGCCGGGTTCAGCAGCACCGCCTTGCAGTCCTGGCGCTCGGCCACCGCTGTCGCGTAGAAACCGCCCAGCGAGGAGCCGATGACCGCCATGGATTCGGCCGGCCAGTCCGCGATGCCGGCTTGAAGCAGCGCCATGGCCTGTTGCGGCGAGGGCGGCAGTTGCGGGCACCACCAGCGCACCGCCGGGTGGCGTTCAGCCATCAGGGCGGCCATTTTTTGGGCCTTGGCCGATTGGGGCGAGGAGCGAAAGCCGTGCAGGTAGAGCAAGTGGGTGATGGGCATGCCCCCATGGTAAACGCGCCACCCCAAGCCCGCCGGGGCGCCTGAACGCGTGGGGGTGGATCAAATTTATAGTCAAATAACCTGTTTGCGCAATATGGACGAGCATATGATGCTATGTTTTTAGTAGTAAAACAGCGGCTGTCTGATGCCCCTTCAGCCTGCGGGCTGGCTGCCGGCTGATTGATAATTGCGCCCATGTCCGCCGTCTTTGACAAACCTTCCCTCTACCAGCGAACCCTGCCTGTGCTGCAGGGTTTTGATGGCCTGCTTGCCTTTGCGGTGTTCCTGCTGGCCTGCGCCGGCCTGCTGATCATGTATTCGTCGGGCTACGACCACGGCACGCGCTTTGCCGACCATGGCCGCAACATGCTGATTGCCGGCGCCATCATGTTCGTGGTGGCGCAGGTTCCGCCGCAGCGGCTGATGGTTTTTGCCGTGCCGCTGTATGTCACTGGCGTGACCCTGCTGGTGGCGGTGCTGGCGTTTGGCATCACCAAGAAGGGCGCCAGGCGCTGGCTCAATGTCGGCGTGGTGATCCAGCCCAGCGAAATCCTGAAAATCGCCATGCCCTTGATGCTGGCCTGGTGGTTCCAGAAGCGCGAAGGCCAGTTGCGCCCGCTCGATTTCGTTGTCGGACTGGTGCTGCTGGCCTTGCCGGTCGGCCTGATCATGAAGCAGCCCGACCTGGGAACGTCGCTGCTGGTGCTGGCCGCCGGCTTGGCGGTAATTTTTTTTGCCGGGCTGAGCTGGAAGCTGATTCTTCCGCCCGTGCTGCTGGGCGTGGTGGGTATTTCGCTGATCGTCTGGTTTGAACCGCAACTGTGCGCCGACGGCATGCGCTGGCCGGTGCTGCACGACTACCAGCAGCAGCGCATCTGCACGCTGCTGGACCCGTCGCGCGACCCGCTGGGCAAGGGCTTTCACATCATCCAGGGCATGATCGCGATTGGCTCGGGCGGGGTGTTCGGCAAGGGCTTCATGGCCGGCACGCAGACGCACCTGGAGTTCATTCCCGAGCGCACCACCGACTTCATCTTTGCGGCGTATTCCGAGGAATTCGGCCTGATCGGCAACCTGCTGCTGATCTCGGGCTTTCTGTTCCTGATTTTTCGCGGCCTGGCGATTGCGATGGATGCGCCCAGCATGTTTTCGCGGCTGCTGGCCGGTGCGCTGACGATGATTTTCTTCACCTATGCCTTCGTCAACATGGGCATGGTCAGCGGCATTTTGCCGGTGGTCGGCGTTCCCTTGCCCTTCATCAGTTATGGCGGCACGGCCATGGTGACGCTGGGCCTGGCCATCGGCATGCTGATGTCGATTGCCAAGGCAAAAAGGCTCATGCAGACTTGACCAGCGCTGCCGGGACACTCTGCCTACAATGACCGGATGACCTCACTCAATTCCGCCGCCGCCTCCGTTCGCCAAACCAATGTCTCCGGGCGTCCTCCGGCCCGTCCCACCAAGGATTCCACCGCCGGGCGGCTGGCCATTGCGCAAAAGCTGCTGCTGGCGCCTTTCGGCCTGGACGAAGCTGCCCTGAGCCGGGCGCTGGGCGAGATCACTTCCTATGGCGTTGACGATGCCGACCTGTATTTCCAGTACACCCGCAGCGAAGGCTGGAGTCTGGAAGAGGGCATTGTCAAGACCGGCTCCTTCAGCATCGACCAGGGCGTTGGCGTTCGTGCCGTGAGCGGCGAGAAAACCGCCTTTGCCTATTCCGACGATATTTCCGAAGCCTCGCTGCTCGATGCGGCGCGCACCGTGCGCAGCATCTCGGCCACCGCCAAGTCCGGCCGCGTCAAGACGCCGGCCCGCAAGGTGGCCAGCAGCCGCTCGCTCTACCGCGACCTGGACCCGATTGCCACGCTGGACAGCACCGCCAAGGTCGAGTTGCTCGGCAAGGTTGAAAAGCTCGCCAAGGCCAAAGACCCGCGCATCGTGCAGGTGATGGCCGGGCTGGCCAGCGAATACGACGTGGTGATGGTGGCGCGCGCCGACGGCACGCTGGCCGCCGATGTGCGTCCGCTGGTGCGCCTGAGCGTGACCGTGATCGCCGAGCAAAAAGGCCGGCGCGAAGTCGGCTCCAGCGGCGGCGGTGGCCGTTTCGGCCTGGCCTATTTCGACGACACGCAAATTGCCCAGTACGTCGATGCGGCCGTGAATGCCGCGCTGACCAACCTGGACGCGCGCCCCGCGCCGGCCGGCCAGATGACCGTGGTGCTGGGCTCCGGCTGGCCCGGCATCCTGCTGCACGAAGCCATCGGCCACGGGCTGGAAGGCGACTTCAACCGCAAGGGCTCCAGCGCGTTCTCGGGCCGCATCGGCGAGCGCGTGGCCGCCAAGGGCGTGACGGTGCTCGACGATGGCACGATTGCCGACCGCCGGGGCTCGCTCAACATCGACGACGAGGGCAATGTCAGCCAGCGCAATGTGCTGATCGAAGACGGCATCCTGAAGGGCTACATCCAGGATTCGATGAATGCGCGCCTGATGAACGTCAAGCCCACCGGCAACGGCCGGCGCGAAAGCTATGCCCATGTGCCGATGCCGCGCATGACCAACACCTACATGCTGGGCGGCGACAAGGCGCCCGAGGAAATCATCGCCAGCATCAAGAAAGGCCTGTACGCCAGCAACTTCGCCGGCGGCCAGGTGGATATCACCTCGGGCAAGTTCGTGTTCTCGGCCAGCGAAGCGTTCTGGGTTGAAAACGGCAAGATCCTCTACCCGGTCAAGGGCGCGACGATTGTCGGCAACGGCCCCGATGCGCTGACCCGCGTGACGATGATCGGCAACGACATGAAGCTCGACAGCGGCGTGGGCACCTGCGGCAAGGAAGGCCAGAGCGTGCCGGTCGGCGTCGGCCAGCCGACGCTGCGCATTGACGGTCTGACCGTGGGCGGCACCGCCTGAGCCCGGTCGATTCAGGATTGTTTTTAACCTGTGCTACATTCCACCAGATGAATTCCGCGAAATTTTCTTTTGCTTATTTTTGGACTCTCAAGCGCCTCCGGCGGTAGAGAGACTTTCGCATAAGCACTAAAAACGCAACGAATCTCCAAAAACCGCCGGCCACCCGGCGGTTTTTTTTTGCCCTTGCCGATTTGCCAATCCCGTGAAATCCCTGAATCAGTTCTGAAATCTTTAAAAGGAAGCCTGTGATGAATGCCAAAGCCACCCCCGCCAGCCCAAGCTGGTATGCGGACGTCGAAAAAACCAGCCAGACCGACGACAAACGCATCAAGGACATCACCGTGCTACCCCCTCCCGAGCATCTCATCCGCTTCTTCCCGATCAACGGCACCGCCGTCGAATCGCTGATCACCCAGACCCGCCAGAACATCCACAACATCATGGCCGGCACCGACGACCGCCTGCTGGTGGTGATTGGCCCGTGCTCGATCCACGATCCGATGGCCGCGCTCGACTATGCCCGCCGCCTGGCCGAGCAGCGCAAGAAATACGCCGGGACGCTGGAAATCGTGATGCGGGTGTACTTTGAAAAGCCCCGCACCACCGTCGGCTGGAAAGGCTTGATCAACGACCCGTACC
This DNA window, taken from Polaromonas hydrogenivorans, encodes the following:
- the tldD gene encoding metalloprotease TldD; its protein translation is MTSLNSAAASVRQTNVSGRPPARPTKDSTAGRLAIAQKLLLAPFGLDEAALSRALGEITSYGVDDADLYFQYTRSEGWSLEEGIVKTGSFSIDQGVGVRAVSGEKTAFAYSDDISEASLLDAARTVRSISATAKSGRVKTPARKVASSRSLYRDLDPIATLDSTAKVELLGKVEKLAKAKDPRIVQVMAGLASEYDVVMVARADGTLAADVRPLVRLSVTVIAEQKGRREVGSSGGGGRFGLAYFDDTQIAQYVDAAVNAALTNLDARPAPAGQMTVVLGSGWPGILLHEAIGHGLEGDFNRKGSSAFSGRIGERVAAKGVTVLDDGTIADRRGSLNIDDEGNVSQRNVLIEDGILKGYIQDSMNARLMNVKPTGNGRRESYAHVPMPRMTNTYMLGGDKAPEEIIASIKKGLYASNFAGGQVDITSGKFVFSASEAFWVENGKILYPVKGATIVGNGPDALTRVTMIGNDMKLDSGVGTCGKEGQSVPVGVGQPTLRIDGLTVGGTA
- a CDS encoding transglycosylase domain-containing protein: MKALGRLLVLALLAGLALQLYFVARIALMAVVNPESTAFERSEAWQVASNTGTLKWRQQWVPYAQVSSHLKRAIIASEDASFTVHEGVDMDALEKAWEKNTQAEERAAQSMSRLAEGKSKAPPARPPKIFGGSTITQQLAKNLFLSGERTLLRKGQELLLTLMLEALLSKQRILEIYLNNVEWGEGVFGAEAAAQHYYRKPAARLNAVEAARLAVMLPRPKYFETHTGSGYLASRARTITARMGGVELP
- a CDS encoding ribonuclease catalytic domain-containing protein, encoding MFVLFEETGKFLAGRILSEADSSLQVELDSGKRVKVKSANALLKFEKPAPAEFIAAGQRLIEEIDLDLAWEFASDEEFGFAELARDYFSADASKPASAEQQAAALFRLYDAPHYFRRAGKGRFKKAPPEILQQALAAIEKKKQITAQIAAWAEELGQGQCPAPIRDQLYKILFKPDKNSAEYKAVVDASRATHTAPLDLLQKAGAIASPYQFHWKRFLFENFPKGTRFPELQAPPIKDELPLADVKAFSIDDSSTTEIDDALSVQGLGSGVITLGIHIAAPGLAVLPGSPIDAVGRARMSTVYMPGYKLTMLPDDVVQAYTLQEGRNCPALSLYLTMDEATLEITKSLTRLDQVPIVSNLRHDALDNTFTEAFFEAAQLAAPVDVQWGVEMTFLHRLARHLKGQREIVRGKPENFNRPDYNFKLDNPTGGEPQGDETVSISTRQRGAPLDLIVAEAMILANSTWGQWLAEHGVPGIYRSQASMAPGVKVRMGTKALPHAGIGVKSYAWCTSPLRRYTDLVNQWQIIAVTKHGRSAALVAPFKPKDADLFSVISCFDAAYSAYNGFQSGIERYWTLKYLEQNGITELTATSFKDNLVRADELPLVLAAMGAQGLPRNARVRVQLGAIDEITLDISGTVVERLDTMAPASAQDQETDQGDEGDEGEDELAAGPISIAVDISEPQADAEAAPAVAG
- a CDS encoding YqiA/YcfP family alpha/beta fold hydrolase, which produces MPITHLLYLHGFRSSPQSAKAQKMAALMAERHPAVRWWCPQLPPSPQQAMALLQAGIADWPAESMAVIGSSLGGFYATAVAERQDCKAVLLNPAVDPARDLASYIGEQTTWQNPGEHFFFEARFVDELRALQAGPLKVPHNYLAIIARGDEVLDWREMAARYAGARVRLLEGGDHALSDFDAHLPAILDFLALA
- a CDS encoding energy transducer TonB, whose protein sequence is MKSPSTLQIALGVSLAAHAALLAVRFVDPERFNRVFQDTPLEVILVNTKSTEAPDEHAKAIAQASLAGGGELEKGRATSPLPPALVMKTGDAQEDENERRQIESIKEQQTQLLLQTKKELAAMPPPDLSVPPNLRAQTEQEERRKQLIKLLAEIERRINEDGEQPARRYISPSTREEVYAVYYDAMRRKIEKKGTLNFPQMAGKKLYGELTMTMTVNADGNVLATDVVQSSGNPTLDRWAQSLVQGAGPFEPFSEAMRGKADQIVVVSSFNFGRDDSLETKLTHR
- the aroE gene encoding shikimate dehydrogenase; its protein translation is MTSDNAAIDRYFVLGNPIAHSRSPQIHARFAELTGQAIDYQRCLVPLDGFAATLAQLVQDGARGCNVTVPFKFEAFQAADSQSDRAQLAQAVNTLVIENGSIHADNTDGIGLVNDIQVNAGVPLAGRDVLLIGAGGAGAGVLGPLLAAGPRRLVLVNRTPAKAEALAARHRAHASLQTVLQKTELLVQELQAVEGDFDVIINASASSLAGSAVPVDSSVLKPGALAYDMMYGPSAAGFMAWAHAHGASPRDGLGMLVEQAAESFALWRGVRPPAAQVLQELRLLLA
- the rodA gene encoding rod shape-determining protein RodA; the encoded protein is MSAVFDKPSLYQRTLPVLQGFDGLLAFAVFLLACAGLLIMYSSGYDHGTRFADHGRNMLIAGAIMFVVAQVPPQRLMVFAVPLYVTGVTLLVAVLAFGITKKGARRWLNVGVVIQPSEILKIAMPLMLAWWFQKREGQLRPLDFVVGLVLLALPVGLIMKQPDLGTSLLVLAAGLAVIFFAGLSWKLILPPVLLGVVGISLIVWFEPQLCADGMRWPVLHDYQQQRICTLLDPSRDPLGKGFHIIQGMIAIGSGGVFGKGFMAGTQTHLEFIPERTTDFIFAAYSEEFGLIGNLLLISGFLFLIFRGLAIAMDAPSMFSRLLAGALTMIFFTYAFVNMGMVSGILPVVGVPLPFISYGGTAMVTLGLAIGMLMSIAKAKRLMQT